The Candidatus Methylomirabilota bacterium genome includes a window with the following:
- a CDS encoding DUF1801 domain-containing protein, whose protein sequence is MPEGEPVSRTAGDRKSPSRLIDARIRELGDWRGQMLARLRALIKAADPDVVEEWKWRGTPVWSHHGLLCTGETYKNVVKMTFVKGASLKDPSGLFNASLEGNTRRAIDFRAGDKVDAKALKALIRAAVARNKSATELLARRRPGEPGKRPPRQDRGA, encoded by the coding sequence ATTCCTGAAGGTGAGCCGGTGAGTCGGACGGCGGGTGACCGGAAGTCTCCGTCTCGACTGATCGACGCGCGAATCAGGGAGCTGGGCGACTGGAGAGGCCAGATGCTCGCCCGGCTCCGCGCCCTGATCAAGGCGGCGGACCCCGACGTGGTCGAGGAGTGGAAGTGGAGAGGGACCCCGGTCTGGTCGCACCACGGCCTGCTCTGCACCGGCGAGACGTACAAGAACGTCGTGAAGATGACCTTCGTCAAGGGCGCTTCGCTGAAGGACCCTTCCGGCCTCTTCAATGCCAGCCTCGAAGGCAACACCAGGCGTGCCATCGATTTCCGAGCAGGCGACAAGGTGGACGCGAAGGCTCTGAAGGCGCTCATTCGAGCCGCGGTGGCGCGGAACAAGTCCGCGACTGAGCTACTGGCCCGGCGACGCCCGGGAGAACCGGGCAAGCGACCGCCGCGGCAGGATCGAGGGGCATGA
- a CDS encoding DUF6719 family protein has product MAAILCFATSAIAQGERKVEYLKEEPPTGSVPYRKIVYVDDGTCPQGEVKEITGGSQAKSVPRKVRCVKRPDSSK; this is encoded by the coding sequence ATGGCCGCGATCCTGTGCTTCGCCACATCTGCGATCGCTCAAGGGGAGCGCAAGGTCGAGTACCTCAAGGAGGAGCCGCCGACCGGCTCGGTGCCGTACCGCAAGATCGTCTATGTGGACGACGGGACCTGTCCGCAGGGCGAGGTCAAGGAGATTACCGGCGGCAGTCAGGCCAAATCGGTTCCGCGCAAGGTTCGCTGCGTCAAGCGGCCCGACTCGTCGAAATGA